Part of the Amycolatopsis sp. 195334CR genome is shown below.
CTCCGAGGCCAGCTGGTCCTCCCAGTGCACGCCCGCGGCACCGGCCGCGATCATGCCCTTCATCAGCTCGAACGCGTTGAGCGGGCCACCGAAGCCCGCCTCGGCGTCGGCGACGATCGGGGCGTACCAGTCGATGTCGGTGTTGCCCTCGGCCCAGGTGATCTGGTCGGCGCGGCCCAGCGCGTTGTTGATCCGGCGGACCACCGCGGGCACCGAGTTGGCCGGGTACAGGCTCTGGTCCGGGTAGGTCTGCCCGGACAGGTTCGCGTCGGCGGCCACCTGCCAGCCCGACAGGTAGATCGCCTTGAGCCCGGCGCGCACCTGCTGGACCGCCTGGTTGCCGGTGAGGGCGCCCAGCGAGTGGACGTAGTCCTCGGTGTGCAGCAGGTTCCACAGCTTCTCGGCGCCACGACGGGCGAGCGTGTTCTCCTCGACCACGCTGCCGCGCAGCTTGATCACGTCGGCCGCGCTGTAGGTACGGTCCACACCCTGCCAGCGGGGGTCGGTCTCCCACTGCTTCGCAAGCTCTGCCGCCGCCTGCTCCCTGTTGACCGTGTCAGCCATCTTTCCCACCTTTGCGAACTTTGCGATTACTCGCTTCCTGTTCCGACCATGACATGTGCTGCGGAAACGCGCCTAGAGCTCCAATTTGCCAAATTTTGCAAACTTTTCGTAGCATGCGAGCGAAGGTTGCGAACACGTAGTTCGCAGACCTGCGGAATCCCCCGAGCTTGATCGTTTACTTGATCGTTCAGGCCGGGAAACCTTCCGGAAAGGACCGGTTCAGTGGACAAAACCTTCGCCGGCGCGAAACTGCGCCACCTGCGTGAGACGCGCTCGATGAGCCAGGCCGACCTCGCCCGGCTGCTGGAGATCTCGCCGAGCTACCTCAACCAGATCGAGCACAACGCCCGTCCGCTGACCGTGCCGGTGCTGTTCCGCATCACCCAGGCCTTCGGCGTGGACGCCGAGTTCTTCGCGAACAACGACACCGCGCGCCTGGTCGCCGACGTGCGCGAAGCCCTGCTCGACGAGTCGCTCGGCGTGCAGGCCACCACCGGCGAGATCAACGAACTGGCGACGAACCTGCCGTCGATCGCCCAGGCGCTGGTCCGGCTGCACCGGCGGTACCGGGACGCGGTGGAGAACACCGCGGCGCTGGTGGCCGAGGACGGCAGCGGGGTGCACGGCAGCGCGGCCGGTCCGCTGCCGCACGAGGAGGTGCGCGACTTCTTCTACGAACGCGAGAACTACGTCGCCGAGCTGGACGAACGCGCCGAGCGGATGGCCGCCGAGCTGCCGCTGCGCCGGGGTGAGGTGCTGTCCGCGCTGCGGGACCGGCTGACCGAGCGCTACGGCGTGCACGTCACCAGCGAGGGCATCGACGAGGCGGTCGGCGAGCAGCACCGGTACGAGCCGCACGCGCGGGTGCTGCGGATGGCGCCGAGCCTGCGGGTCGGGCAGCAGGCGTTCCGCATGGCCTCGCAGATCGCGCTGCTGGAGTACGACGACCTGATCGCCGAACTGGCCGATTCGTGGGCGTTCTCCGGTCCGGCCGCGCGCTCGCTGGCGCGGGTGGGGCTGGCGAACTACTTCGCCGGCGCGCTGATCCTGCCGTACGAGCAGTTCTACCGGCGGGCCGAGGAGTACCGGTACGACATCGAGCGGTTGTGCGACCACTTCGGGGTCGGCTTCGAAACGGCGTGCCACCGGCTGTCCACCCTGCAGCGGCCGAAGATGCGCGGGGTGCCGTTCTCGTTCGTGCGGGTGGACCGCGCGGGGAACATGTCGAAGCGGCAGTCGGCGGCGGGGTTCCACTTCTCCCGCGTCGGCGGGGCGTGCCCGCTGTGGAACATCTACGAGGCGTTCACCTCACCGGGCAAGATCCTGACGCAGATCGCGTCGCTGCCGGACGGCAAGAGCTACTTCTGGATCGCGCGGACGATCTCGCGGAACATCGGCGGCTTCGGGTCGCCGGGGAAGATGTTCACCGTCGGCCTGGGTTGTGAACTCCGCCACGCGCGGCGGCTCGTCTACTCGACCGGCCTGGACCTGGACGACCGGGCCGCCGCCACGCCGATCGGCATGGGGTGCAAGGTCTGCGAACGCCCGGCCTGCCCGCAACGCGCCTTCCCGACGATCGGCAAGCAGCTGACGGTCGACGAGAACACGAGCACCTTCGTGCCGTACCCCGCCGTGCCGAAGCCGTGAACGTGGCTGGCGGCGTGCAGTGAATGTGGCTTTCACTGCGCCTGACGCTGTGAAAGCCACATTCACTGCACGCCCCTCCCCCGATCGGGGCAGCGCGTGCCCGGAGTAGGTTCCCCGGCATGCAGGGTGTGCGCACGGCGGAAGTAAGCGCGGAACTGGTCGATCAGGCCGCGGAACGGCTGGCCGGGGTGGTCACCAGGACCCCGCTCGAACCCAGTTCCCGGCTCTCCGCGCAGATGAACGCCCGGGTCTGGCTCAAGCGCGAGGACCTCCAGACCGTCCGCTCCTACAAGGTCCGCGGTGCCTACAACTTCATCGTGCAGCTCGACGAGGCGGTCCGCGCCCGTGGGGTGGTCTGCGCCAGCGCGGGCAACCACGCGCAGGGCGTCGCCTACGCGTGCCGCCGGCTCGGGGCCAACGGCCGCGTTTTCGTGCCGCGCACCACACCGCGGCAGAAGCGGGAGCGGATCGCCACGCTCGGCGGGGCGCACGTCGAGGTCATCGTCACCGGCGACTCGTACGAGGACGCCTCCGCCGAGGCCAAGCGCGAGGCCGAGCGCACCGGCGCCACCCTGGTGCCCGCCTTCGACGACCCGCGCACGGTCGCCGGGCAGGGCACCGTCGCCCGCGAGATCGTCGCGCAGCTGGGCTTCGCGCCGGACGTCCTGGTGGTGCCGGTCGGCGGTGGCGGGCTGCTCGCCGGGATCGTCACCTGGATGCGCGAACGCCACCCGACGACCCGGATCGTCGGCGTCGAGCCCGCCGGGGCCGCCTGCCTGGCCGCCGCGCTCGAAGCCGGTGGGCCGGTGCGGATCGACACCGTGGACTCCTTCGTCGACGGCGCCGCGGTGGCCCTCGCCGGTTCGGTCACCTACCCGCTGATCCGCGACAGCGGTGCCGAGCTCACCACCGTCGAAGAGGGCGGGGTGTGCACCGAGATGCTGGAGCTGTACCAGTCCGACGGCATCATCGCCGAACCCGCCGGCGCGCTGGCCAGCGCCGCGCTCGGCGCGACCGTGGAGATCGGCGCCGGGGAGACCGTGGTCTGCGTGGTCTCCGGCGGCAACAACGACGTCAGCCGGTACAGCGAGATCCTCGAGCGGTCACTGGTCCACAAGGGACTCAAGCACTACTTCCTGGTCGGCTTCCCGCAGGAACCCGGTGCGCTGCGCCGCTTCCTCGACGAGGTGCTCGGCCCGGAGGACGACATCACCCTGTTCGAGTACGTCAAGCGCAACAGCCGGGAGACCGGCCCGGCGCTGATCGGGATCGAGATCGAGCGCCCGGCCGACCTGCCCGGCCTGCTGGACCGCCTCGAAGCCAGCCCGCTCCAGGTGGAACGGGTGGAACCGGGCAGTCCCCTGTTTCACTTCCTGCTCTAGTCGTCCAACCGGGCTTCGGCGGCCGCGGTGCCGATGTTGGGGCCACGCGGCGGGATCCGGTCGTACTCGGCCGGGTCCAGGTTCCGCACGTGCCCGCTGGCGATCGAGGACAGCATGCCGTCCAGTCCGATGTAGACGGACTTGGTGAGCACCGCGCGGTGCTTCTGGCCCAGCGTCTGGGTCTGCCCGCGCACCTCGAACAACACCGTGCCGCTGCCGTTCAGCGCGAACGAGCCGAGCCCGGTGCCGGGCAGGTTGGTGTCCTGCGGGTACAGGGTGATGTTCCCGAACACCGGCCGGTTGTTCGCCGCGCCCTGCAGCGCGTTGTTCACCGCCACGTTCAGCTGCTTCGAGTACTTCAGGTCGTACTTCGGGGCGTACTTCTCGTAGCCGGGCGTGGTGGCCGGGTCGTCGACGAACTTGCCGGAGATGGACAGCGTGACGAACTCGTCGGGGTCGTCCGGCATCACGTAGCAGGCGCCCTGGTGGTGCAGGTCGACGTAGGTGTCCACCTTGCCGAACTCGGCGGTCAGGCCGCGGTAGACGTCCCGCACGATGGAGGTCTCCGGCGAGAGGTACCAGCCGGTCTGCGCCGAGGTGCCGGGGAAGTCCTCCTTGCGCGGCACGTAGTTCAGGTCGGGGTTGTAGTCGCGGTTGATGTCGAACCCGGGCCGCTGCGAGTAGTCGTCACCCTGCAGCGAGCCGGTGTAGTAGTTCCACGCGGGCTGGACGCCCCGCAGCTGCGGGTGGCGCGCGGTGACCTCCTGCCACGACATGTCGTTCCCGCGGCGGTCGAGTTCAGCTCCGTCCGGGTTCATCTTCGGGATGGCGACGATGGTCAGCTCGCTGCGCCAGCGCTTCGCCTTGGCCGAATCGCTGGTGCCGACGAAGTCCAGCAGGTCGAGGATGGCGTCCGTGCCGGTCTTCTCGTTGCCGTGGATCTCGCTGGTCAGCAGCACGGCCTTGGGGCCGGTGCCGACGCGCGCCGAGTAGATCTCGCGGCCGCGGTTGCTCCGGCCGAGCTGGTCGACCTCGACCTTGCCGCCGCTGGCGCGCTCGATCCGGTCGAGCTCGATGCCGAGTTCGCGGTGGTCGGTGAACTCGTTGACCGGCAGCTCGCGCGGGGTTTCGCTGCACTGGGCGGCGGCGGTGTAGAGGCCGTCGTCCGGCGCGGCGACGGCCGGCGCGGCGGTGCCGAGCAGGGCGATGCTGGACAGGGTGACCAGGACGAAGGCTGAACGTCTGCGTACGCGCACGAGCTGCTCCTCCACTTCGGGGTGGGGCTCGATGCTAGTTAGTTACAGCAACGAACGGAATCCTCCGTTCGTCCGGTTTGCCGCTAGTTCGAGGTGAGGTCGCGCAGCGTCTTTTCGAGGGCCTTGTCCGCCTTGCGGGCCATGTCGCGGACGGCCTCCCGGCGTTCGGCATCGGCCTCGTAGTCGGCGCGGCGGTCGCGCACCACGCGCGCTGGTGAGCCGACGGCGATGGCGTAGTCCGGGATGTCGCCGCGCACCACCGCGTGCGCGCCCAGCACGCAGCCCCGGCCCACCCGGGTGCCCTTGAGCACCGAGACCTTGGTGCCGATCCAGGTGTCCGGCCCGATCCGCACCGGGGACTTCACGATGCCCTGGTCCTTGATCGGCAGCGTGATGTCGGTGGTCACGTGGTCGAAGTCGCAGATGTAGACCCAGTCGGCGACCAGCGTGGCCGCGCCCAGCTCGATGTCGAGGTAACCGTTGACCACGTTCTGCCTGCCGAACACGGCCTTGTCCCCGATGCGCAGCGAACCCTCGTGGCAGCGGATCGCGTTGCCGTCGCCGATGTGCACCCAGCGGCCGATCTCCAGCCGCCCGTACCCGGGGCGGCAGTGGATCTCCACGTCCTTGCCGAGGAACACCATGCCGCGCAGGATGATGTGCGGGTTGAGCAGGCGGAACTTCAGCAGCCGCCAGTACCGGACCAGGTACCAGGGCGTGAACGCCCGGTTGCGCAGCACCCAGCGCAGCGAGTCGGCGGTGAGGAACCGGGCCTGCCGAGGGTCGCGCCGCGCGCGCCGCCACGCCTTCGCCCTGGCCACCACCGGGGAACCCCACATGGATGTCATGGGGCTGACCGTAACCTGTAGCCGTCGGCGGGTGACAGACCAGGGAGCGGGCGAGTGGGGACGAAACTGATCATCGACACCGATCCCGGGGTCGACGACGCCTTCGCGCTGGCGCTGGCCGCGCGCAGCCGCGAGGTCGACCTGATCGGCGTGACCACGGTGTTCGGCAACGTGCCGCTGGCCTCGACCACGGAGAACGCCCGCCGCCTGCTGAACCTGTTCGGCCGCGCCGACGTGCCGGTCGCCGCCGGGGCCGAGCGCCCGCTGGTGCACGCGCAGAGCCGGGCCTCCTCGGTGCACGGCGCGGACGGGCTGTCCGGCCGGTCGTCCTCGCTGGCCGCCGCCGAGCGCGAGCTGGAGACCGCCGACGCGGTCAGCATGCTGGTCTCGCTGCTGGAGCGCGCCGACGAGCCGGTGACCATCGCGCCGATCGGCCCGCTCACCAACATCGCCCTGCTGCTGGCCGCGCACCCGCGGATCCGGGACCGGATCGGGCGGCTGGTGATCATGGGCGGCGCGATCGGGCGCGGCAACATCACCGGCGCCGCCGAGTTCAACGTGTGGGCCGATCCCGAGGCCGCCCGCCGGGTGCTGGTCGAGGAGCGCGTGCCGGTGACGCTGGTGCCGATGGACCTGACCCGCCGCTGCGCGGTGTCCACCGACTGGCTGGCCGAGCTGGCCGACGGGGATCCCGTCGGCGAGGTGCTCGTCTCGCTCACCGGCGACTACCTCGACCACTACCGCAAGGAACTCGGTTACGACGGCATCGTGCTGCACGACGCGGTCGCGGTGGCCGAGGCGATCCGGCCGGGGCTGCTGGAGACCGAGCGGTTCCCGGTGGACGTGGACTGCTCGTTCGGCCCGTACCGCGGCGCGACCCTGCTGGACCAGCGTCGTTGGACACACCGGGAAGCCAACGGCGAGCCGGAAGGCGCGTCGATCGAAGTCGCCGTCGACACCGATCTCGACGGCCTGCGCCAGTTCGTGCTCGACGGGATCAGGGGGTAGTGGTGGCGGAGGAAACCAGGCAGCGGCCGATCCGGCGGGCGCTGGTCATCGCGCTGGTCGCGGTGGCCGTGGCGACCGGGATCTTCGTGCTGGCCAACCGCCAGGACAGCGCACCACTGGCGAACACCGCCGCTCCCCCGGCGTCCCCGGAGCCACCGCTGCCCGCGCCGTCGCAACCGCAACCCCAGCCGGGCGCGGCACTGCCCGCGTCGCCGGGCAAGCAGCTCGACGACTGGGCCGCGCAGTACTCGACCTGGCTGGAGATCCCGCAGCGCTCGATGCTCGCCTACGCCAAGGCGACCATCACCATGGGCCAGGAGCAGCCCGGCTGCCACGTGTCCTGGGTGACGCTGGCCGGGATCGGCAAGAACGCCAGCGACCACGGGCGCGTCGGCGGCGTGATCGGCGAGGACGGCCGCCCGGCGCAGCCGATCGGCACGGTCGACCTGCTGGACTTCAACGGCAAGGTGGTCTCCGAGCCGGACGCCAACGGCCCGATGCAGCTCACCCCGGCCGTCTGGGACAAGTGGGCGCGCAGCGCGAGCGGCGCGGGCGCCCCGGATCCGCAGAACCTCGACGACGCCGCGCTGACCGCCGCCCGCGCCCTGTGCGCCGACGGCGGCCGCGACCTGTCCGACGGTCCCACCTGGTGGAACGCGGTCGGTTCGCTGCAGGACGCGCCGTTGTTCCTGCACCGCGTGCTGGCCACCGCGAACGTCTACGGCACGGTCGCGAAGACCGACGCGCCGCCGAAGACCTCGGTGCTCAAGGCGGTCTACTTCGCCATCGAGAAGATCGGCCTGCCGTACGTGTGGGGCGGCAACGGCATCGAAGGCGGGCACGAGGGCTTCGACTGCTCGGGCCTGACCACCGCGGCCTACGGCAACGCGGGGATCACGCTCAAGCGCACCGCGCACTGGCAGTACGGCAGCGTGCCGCTGGTGCCGGTCGAGGAGGAGCCGCAGCTCGGCGACCTGGTGTTCTTCGGCAACCCGTCGACGAAGATCCACCACGTCGGCATCTACGTTGGCAACAAGCAGATGGTGGATGCGCCGACCTTCGGGCAGGCCGTCCAGGTCCACGCCTACCGCCGCCCCGGCGACGACTACGCGGGTGCGGGGCGCCCGGCGGTCTGAGGCTCCATCTGGTTCCGCGCGCAGACGAGCGTGAGCTTGCCGCCGGGCCGGCGTGACTGGCTGAGCTCGGCGGCCTCGTGGATCTGGTCGAGGGGGTAGGAGCGGGCGACCGAGACGGTCAGCACGCCTTCGCCGGCCAGCCGGGCAACGCCATCACCAGCCAGCGCGGCAACGCGTTCGGCCATGCCATTGCCGTAACCGGTCACCTGGGCCCCGATCTCTTCCAGTGCGGCGGCCCGTCTCGGTCCGGCGGTAGCGATCACCCGGGCACCCCGGTGCAGCGCGAAGCGCACCGCCGCCTCGCCCACGGTGGAGCCCGCGCCGTGGACGAGCAGCAGCTCACCCGGCTGGACGCCGCGGCGTCGACTCCGGCGAGGCGCGCTTCATCATCGACGTGGCGATCGCCATCTCCCGGCGCGCCACCTCCCGCTGGCTGGCCGCCCCGGGCGCGACCCTGTCCGAACTCGTCGCCCGAGCCGCCGCCGAACTGCGCGAAGCGGTCACACCGCGAACCCCGACCGTCGACTGAGCAGACCGGCCCCGGCAAAAGGAGTGGACGGACCGCCGCGTGCACTTGTAACTTGCGCTCGATCCGTGACGCCGCCCGAGGAGGTGAGACCCATGAACGCTGTATCGACGTGGGTGCTCCCCCTTCCCGTCACGGCCGGGCGATCGACGTAGGTGTCGCCGGGAGCACAGGTACTCCCGAAGGGTTACACCTCCATGATTGACGTGATCATCGCCGGCTGCGGGCCTGCCGGCGCGATGCTGGCCGCCGAGCTGCGACTCCACGACGTCCGGGTTCTCGTGCTGGAGAAGGAAACCGAGCCGGCGTCGTTCGTCCGCATCGTCGGGTTGCACATGCGCAGCCTCGAAATCATGGCGATGCGCGGCCTGCTGGACCGCCTCCTCGAAATCGGACGACAGCGTCCGGCCGCCGGGTTCTTCGCCGCCATCGCCAAACCCGTGCCCGACGGGCTGGATTCCGCGCACGCCTACCTGCTCGGCATTCCGCAGCCGGTCATCGTCCGGCTCCTCGAAGAACACGCCACCGGACTGGGCGCGCAGGTCCGGCACGGTTGCGAGGTGAGCGGTTTCGAGCAGGACGACGAAGGCGTGACCGTCGAACTGACCTCCGGCGAACGGCTGCGGTCGCGCTACCTCGTCGGCTGCGACGGCGGGCGCAGCACGGTGCGCAAGCTGCTCGGCGTCGGCTTCCCCGGCGAGCCCTCGCGAACCGAAACGCTGATGGGCGAACTGGAACTGAGCGCGCCGCCGGACGAGATCGCGGCCAAGGTGCGCGAAGTCGACAGGATCCAGCTCCGGCCTTTCGGCAACGGTGTCTACAGCGTCGTGGTTCCCGCCGCCGGAGTCGTCGACCGCGCGGAACCACCGACCCTGGAGGACTTCCGGCGGCAACTGCGTGCCGTCGCCGGTACCGATTTCGGCGTGCACTCCCCGCGCTGGTTGTCCCGTTTCGGCGATGCCACGCGACTGGCCGAGCAGTACCGCGTCGGGCGGGTGCTGCTGGCGGGCGACGCGGCCCACATCCATCCGCCGACCGGCGGGCAGGGCCTCAACCTCGGTGTGCAGGACGCGGTCAACCTCGGCTGGAAGCTGGCCGGGCGGATCCGCGGCTGGGCACCGGACGCGCTGCTGGACACCTACCCGGCCGAACGCCGTCCGGTCGCGGCGGCGGTGCTGGACAACACCCGCGCCCAGATGGCGTTGTCGTCCCCCGAACCGGGCGCGCGGGCCATGCGGCGGCTGCTCACCGAACTGATGGACTTCAACGAGGTGAACCGCCACCTGATCGAGAAGATCGCCGCGGTGGACATTCGCTACGACTTCGGGGACGGCCCCGAGCTGCTCGGCCGTCGCCTGCCCGACCTCGACGTGGGACAAAGCCGCCTCTACGACCAGTTGCACGCGGGCCGCGGCCTCCTGCTCGACCGCACCGAACGGCTGACCACCGGCACGTGGTCCGACCGGGTCGACCACCTCACGGACGCCGACCTGGACTTCCCCGCCGTTCTGCTCCGCCCCGACGGTTACGTCGCCTGGATCGGTGACGACCAGCGAGACCTGGACGACTATCTGGCCCGCTGGTTCGGCAGGTAGCGGCCAGTTCGGGAACGGTCCCCACCGTCGACGGCAAGCTTGCCCGCAAGTCATCGCGGAGGAGGGTCCGGTGGGCAGGCAGGTCAAGATCGCGCGGGCGATCATGTACGCGCAGGCGGTGGCCTCGCTCGGGATCTGGGTGGTGCAGGTGCTGACCGTCAGCGCGCGCCTCGACCACAACCAGGAGGTCGCGGGCTCGGTGTGGTTCGTGCTCGTGGTCAACCCGGTGATCGCGGTGCTCGTCGCGGTGGCCGCCACCTTCCTGACCCGGCGCCCGTGGGCACGCGGGCTCGCCGTGGTCATGGAGGTGGTGGGCGCGGCGGGGGCGCTGGTCAGCGTGGTCACCGGGTACTACCAGGCGGTGTTCGCGATCCTGCTGGCCATCGGCGTGCTGGTGCTGGTGCGGTCGGGTTCCGCGCGATCGGTGCAGCCCGCATGAGGGCGCGCCTGGCCGCCGTCGCCGGCGCGGTCGTCCTGGTCGCCGGCGGCTGCGCCGGCCCACCGCCGACGAAGTGCAGCGGGGGTTTCTGCTCGGGGCCCGCCTACTGGCCGAGCACCGCCACCCAGATCGAGAACGGTTTTGTGGCCGTGTTGAGCGCCGTAGGCGTGGTCCCGATCGTGCCCCGCAGCGCCAACGGCCCCGCCCGCCGGACCAGCCGGGGCTGAGGCGCTTCCCTCAGTCTTGCGCGCCAGGGGTGAGCAGGACGATCGGGATCTCACGCGTGGTCTTCTGCGCGTACTCCTCGTACAGCGGGAAGATGCCCACCATCCGCGGCCACAGCACCTCGCGCTCGGCCGGGGTGGCGACCCTGGCGCGCGCGGTGAACCGGCGGTCGCCCGCCTGCACGCCGACGCTCGGCTCCGCCACGAGGTTCTTGAACCACGCAGGATCGTCGTCGTCACCGCCCTTGGAGGCGACGACCACGAAGTCCTCGCCCGCCTTGCCGTAGATCAGGCAGGTGCGGCGCGGAATGCCGGTCCGGCGCCCGGTGGTGGCGAGCACGAGCGTGTGGACGCCGTTCGATTCGTGGCCCTCGGCGCCGTCGGAGGCGAGGTACGCGCGGGTCTGCTCGGCGACCCAGTCCCACTGCGAGTCGGTGGCGCGGTCAAGATCAGCGGCGACGGCCATGGCGGAGGTCCTCCCGGTCACGCGGCCTCGTCGTGGCCGCTAGTACCCCTGGAACGGAGCCGTTGCGGCGTTCTCGACAGGGGCTAGACGTGACCCGGGTCACATTATCGACCACAGCGGTCCAAACGCTTCCAGGGCCAGTCCGACGCGAGCCAATCCGCGACGGCATCGGCCAGTGGCCCGTCGAGGGCGGACCTGTCGGCCCGCACCCAGGACTGCACCGAGACGTCCCACTCCGCGGAGTCCGGCGGATACAGGTAGACGCACCCGATGACGTCGTCGCCCTCCAGCACGGTGAACGTGAACCCGACGCGGCGCGTGAAGTCGTCCGCGTGGCGGCGGAGGTCGGCGAGGTTCCGTTCGAGCGTCATGCCGTCGCGCGGTGGCCAGTCGCCGTCGGGATAGCCGGGCGTGGCGCGGATGTGCTCGATGCTCGACATCCACGCGGCGTGATCGGCCTCGTTGTGCCGCGGCCCCAACGGTTCGAGCCGGAACCGCTCGGTCACCAACCCGGTCGGCGGCACAAAATCGGCTGGCACGAACGCGGTCATGGGCGGGAGCGTAATGCGCTGGACAGCTCCCCCGCACCCGAGTTTCTCTTCCCAGGAAAGGAGCCCTCGTTGAGCAGCACACCGGATCTCGGACCACTCCCCCGGCGCGTCACCGTCGACGCGACACAGGTGCGGCGGTTGGTCGCCGAGCAGTTCCCGGAATGGGCCGGCCTCCCGGTCCGGCCGGTCGCCGCCAACGGCTGGGACAACTTCACCTTCCACCTCGGCGACACCATGCTCGCGCGGCTGCCGAGCGCCGCCGAATACGCGCTGGCGGTCGACAAGGAACACCAGTGGCTTCCGGCACTCGCGCCCCGGTTGCCGCTGCCCGTTCCCGTCCCGCTGGCGAAGGGACGTCCCGGCGCCGGCTACCCCTTCCCGTGGTCGATCTACCCCTGGCTCCACGGCGAACCCGCGCACGCGGACCGCATCGCCGACCCGGTCCGCTTCGCCCTCGAGCTGGCCGACTTCCTGCTCGCCTTGCGGAACGTCGATGCCGCCGACGGTCCCCAGCCGGGTAAACACAACTGGTTCCGAGGCGACACCCTGCGCACCTACGACGCCCGGACCCAGCGCGCGCTCACGGCACTGGGCGATCACGCCGACCCGGCCCGCGAAATCTGGGCGACCGCACTGGAATCCCACTGGGACGGGCCCGACCGCTGGTTCCACGGCGATGTCGCCCCGGGCAACCTCCTGGTCGAGGACGGCCACCTCGCGGCCGTCATCGACTTCGGGACCTGCGGGGTCGGCGATCCCTCCTGCGACCTCGCCATCGCCTGGACGCTGCTGACCGCCGACGGCCGTCAAAGGTTCCGCGAACGCTTGGCCGTCGACGAGGAGACCTGGGCACGTGGGCGCGGCTGGGCCCTGTGGAAGGCGCTCGCCCAGAACGACGACGCCACCCTCGGTCAGCTCTTCGCCGACCACGCGCGCGTCACCCCAGGTGGTCGTTCTCCCCGCTGACCCAGGCGATGTACCGCTCCGCCGACCGCCGCACCGCGCCCTTGGCGTCGCTGAGGACCTTGCGGCCGAAGAGCCCGTAGATACGGTCGAACTCGTACGGCTCCAACCGCTCCACGATGCGCCGCACCAGGCCCGCGGACAGGGGGATCGTGTTCGGGTAGCTGCGCATGAACGTCACCCAGCCCTCGGCGGCCACCGGCACGATGGTGTCCCCGGTGAGCAGGGCACCGCCCGCCACGTGCGCCACCGCCGCCCCGGGGAAGTGCCCGCCCGCCTCGATCAGCGTCACGCCGGGCAGGACCTCCTCGGTCCCCGACCACTCCCGGAGCACCGGGTCCTCCCGCCGCACCCACCGCCGGTCGGCCGCGTGCACCAGCACCGGGACCCCGCCGAGCCGGTGGCTCCAGCTCACCTGCGACGCGTACATGTGCGGATGGCTGGCCACGATCACCGCGGCGCCGCCGAGTTCCTCGACCTTGGCGGCCAACGGCTCGTCGAGGTGGTTCGGCGGGTCCCACATCAGGTTGCCCCGCGGCGTCCGCACCAGGTGCGTCCACTGCCCGATGCCGAACGCCGGTTCCCGGTTGAGGCGGTGGATGCCGGGCTCCAGTTCTTCGTGCACCAGCCGGTGTTCCTCGGCGGCCAGCTCGGCCAGCGTGGTCCACGCCTGGCCGGCGGCGGGCACCCACTGCCGCTCGTCGGCGCAGATCGCGCACACCCCGGCCGGGGCTTCAGCGGTGTCGGGGTGCTCCACGCCGCAGGTCCGGCAGATCCAGATCGTCATCGCCCCAGCCTTGAACCTCCACCACGGTGCAGGTCAAGCTTCGACCGTGCGAGAAGTGAACTGGGAGCACTGGCCCGGGGTGCGCGGCGAGACGGTCGACGTGGGCGGCACGAGCGCGCACCTGCTCCGAGCCGACGGTCCGGCGTCCGCGCCGACCCAGTTCCTGGTCCACCCCATGGCCAGCGGCGGCGTTTTCTGGCTGGACGTGTTGCCCTCGCTGACCGCGCACGGGCCGGTCGTCGCCGTCGACCTCCCCGGTGCCGTGCT
Proteins encoded:
- a CDS encoding short-chain fatty acyl-CoA regulator family protein; the encoded protein is MDKTFAGAKLRHLRETRSMSQADLARLLEISPSYLNQIEHNARPLTVPVLFRITQAFGVDAEFFANNDTARLVADVREALLDESLGVQATTGEINELATNLPSIAQALVRLHRRYRDAVENTAALVAEDGSGVHGSAAGPLPHEEVRDFFYERENYVAELDERAERMAAELPLRRGEVLSALRDRLTERYGVHVTSEGIDEAVGEQHRYEPHARVLRMAPSLRVGQQAFRMASQIALLEYDDLIAELADSWAFSGPAARSLARVGLANYFAGALILPYEQFYRRAEEYRYDIERLCDHFGVGFETACHRLSTLQRPKMRGVPFSFVRVDRAGNMSKRQSAAGFHFSRVGGACPLWNIYEAFTSPGKILTQIASLPDGKSYFWIARTISRNIGGFGSPGKMFTVGLGCELRHARRLVYSTGLDLDDRAAATPIGMGCKVCERPACPQRAFPTIGKQLTVDENTSTFVPYPAVPKP
- the ilvA gene encoding threonine ammonia-lyase IlvA, which translates into the protein MQGVRTAEVSAELVDQAAERLAGVVTRTPLEPSSRLSAQMNARVWLKREDLQTVRSYKVRGAYNFIVQLDEAVRARGVVCASAGNHAQGVAYACRRLGANGRVFVPRTTPRQKRERIATLGGAHVEVIVTGDSYEDASAEAKREAERTGATLVPAFDDPRTVAGQGTVAREIVAQLGFAPDVLVVPVGGGGLLAGIVTWMRERHPTTRIVGVEPAGAACLAAALEAGGPVRIDTVDSFVDGAAVALAGSVTYPLIRDSGAELTTVEEGGVCTEMLELYQSDGIIAEPAGALASAALGATVEIGAGETVVCVVSGGNNDVSRYSEILERSLVHKGLKHYFLVGFPQEPGALRRFLDEVLGPEDDITLFEYVKRNSRETGPALIGIEIERPADLPGLLDRLEASPLQVERVEPGSPLFHFLL
- a CDS encoding M14 family zinc carboxypeptidase; the encoded protein is MLGTAAPAVAAPDDGLYTAAAQCSETPRELPVNEFTDHRELGIELDRIERASGGKVEVDQLGRSNRGREIYSARVGTGPKAVLLTSEIHGNEKTGTDAILDLLDFVGTSDSAKAKRWRSELTIVAIPKMNPDGAELDRRGNDMSWQEVTARHPQLRGVQPAWNYYTGSLQGDDYSQRPGFDINRDYNPDLNYVPRKEDFPGTSAQTGWYLSPETSIVRDVYRGLTAEFGKVDTYVDLHHQGACYVMPDDPDEFVTLSISGKFVDDPATTPGYEKYAPKYDLKYSKQLNVAVNNALQGAANNRPVFGNITLYPQDTNLPGTGLGSFALNGSGTVLFEVRGQTQTLGQKHRAVLTKSVYIGLDGMLSSIASGHVRNLDPAEYDRIPPRGPNIGTAAAEARLDD
- a CDS encoding acyltransferase produces the protein MTSMWGSPVVARAKAWRRARRDPRQARFLTADSLRWVLRNRAFTPWYLVRYWRLLKFRLLNPHIILRGMVFLGKDVEIHCRPGYGRLEIGRWVHIGDGNAIRCHEGSLRIGDKAVFGRQNVVNGYLDIELGAATLVADWVYICDFDHVTTDITLPIKDQGIVKSPVRIGPDTWIGTKVSVLKGTRVGRGCVLGAHAVVRGDIPDYAIAVGSPARVVRDRRADYEADAERREAVRDMARKADKALEKTLRDLTSN
- a CDS encoding nucleoside hydrolase codes for the protein MGTKLIIDTDPGVDDAFALALAARSREVDLIGVTTVFGNVPLASTTENARRLLNLFGRADVPVAAGAERPLVHAQSRASSVHGADGLSGRSSSLAAAERELETADAVSMLVSLLERADEPVTIAPIGPLTNIALLLAAHPRIRDRIGRLVIMGGAIGRGNITGAAEFNVWADPEAARRVLVEERVPVTLVPMDLTRRCAVSTDWLAELADGDPVGEVLVSLTGDYLDHYRKELGYDGIVLHDAVAVAEAIRPGLLETERFPVDVDCSFGPYRGATLLDQRRWTHREANGEPEGASIEVAVDTDLDGLRQFVLDGIRG